The following proteins are encoded in a genomic region of Ictalurus punctatus breed USDA103 chromosome 15, Coco_2.0, whole genome shotgun sequence:
- the fam131c gene encoding protein FAM131C: MGACLCKGHQEIQNIQQHPMGELQSWTEGQPIVKGNHQPYNGSVTDKKNANGYNIGELATSSLMGLVATIKEHITKPTAMAQGRVAHLIEWKGWGGETATGVGWCGWSRDGGGWGGAGSTLQEDEQFYSHLTDEIKEARFAAGVAEQFALAEATMNAWPSPEVTDRATTGTVQLQGHEGMYLSQFVMDGGSLGVPHHLYSIHMEANAETSSLNTTQPSQPFFCSSVSQPEAQYFLQEQRTSPADGPVRHADSSSEDEVFFD, encoded by the exons ATGGGCGCCTGCCTTTGCAAAGGTCATCAAG AGATTCAAAATATCCAGCAGCATCCCATGGGAGAGCTTCAGTCTTGGACAGAAGGACAACCCATTGTCAAG gGGAATCATCAGCCATACAATGGCTCAGTGACAGATAAGAAGAATGCCAATGGCTATAACATCGGGGAGCTGGCTACATCTTCCTTGATGG GTCTAGTTGCTACTATAAAGGAGCACATAACCAAGCCAACAGCGATGGCACAGGGACGGGTGGCCCACCTGATCGAGTGGAAAGGTTGGGGTGGGGAGACAGCGACTGGAGTGGGCTGGTGTGGCTGGAGCAGGGATGGAGGAGGCTGGGGAGGAGCAGGGTCCACACTGCAGGAAGATGAGCAGTTCTACTCCCATCTGACCGACGAGATCAAGGAGGCACGCTTTGCTGCAG GGGTAGCTGAGCAGTTTGCCCTCGCTGAAGCAACAATGAATGCATGGCCTTCACCTGAAGTCACAGATCGAGCCACAACTGGCACAGTCCAATTACAAG GCCACGAGGGCATGTATCTCTCTCAGTTCGTCATGGATGGAGGAAGCTTGGGCGTTCCGCACCATCTGTACAGCATACACATGGAGGCCAATGCTGAAACCAGCTCTCTGAATACTACACAGCCATCTCAACCCTTCTTCTGTAGCTCTGTATCTCAGCCAGAAGCACAGTACTTCCTTCAGGAGCAGAGGACTTCACCGGCTGACGGTCCTGTACGACACGCAGACAGCAGCTCTGAGGATGAGGTCTTTTTTGACTGA